The proteins below come from a single Trifolium pratense mitochondrion, complete genome genomic window:
- the mttB gene encoding transport membrane protein → MYEFHFAPETILGEVRIRSVRILIGLGLTWFTRYWFPEELISPLAKPFLTLSLDSYFVCTQSTEASPTYVATSSIACSYFVFPLISHQIWCFLIPSCYGEQRRKYNRFLYLSGSRFSLFLFLTLPRVVPNVWYFLYFVGATSTNSLMIKLQPKIYDHIMLTVRISFIPSVCSQVPVIVICLPEPRGLSVETFTNNRRFLMVFPLLTAALSTPPDIWCQIVARFLISSIIELTIFVASIVQVREEAGRVE, encoded by the coding sequence ATGTATGAATTTCATTTCGCACCGGAAACTATTCTAGGAGAAGTTCGAATCCGTTCCGTTCGGATATTGATCGGTCTTGGTTTGACATGGTTTACGCGTTACTGGTTCCCGGAAGAGTTAATATCTCCATTAGCTAAACCCTTTCTTACCCTGTCTTTGGACTCGTATTTTGTTTGTACACAATCAACGGAGGCCTCCCCGACATATGTTGCAACGTCTTCAATAGCATGTTCTTACTTCGTCTTTCCCTTAATAAGTCATCAAATTTGGTGCTTTTTGATCCCCAGTTGCTATGGGGAACAAAGGAGGAAATACAATCGATTCCTCTATTTAAGTGGTTCTCGCTTCTCCTTGTTCCTGTTCCTAACTCTTCCCCGGGTAGTTCCCAATGTTTGGTACTTTCTATACTTTGTGGGTGCAACATCAACAAATTCGCTCATGATCAAGTTACAACCTAAGATCTATGACCATATTATGCTAACTGTTCGTATTTCGTTTATTCCATCGGTATGCTCTCAGGTACCTGTAATTGTGATCTGTTTGCCAGAACCAAGGGGTCTTTCTGTGGAAACCTTCACGAACAATCGTCGTTTTTTGATGGTTTTTCCGCTTCTCACCGCAGCTCTTTCCACACCTCCGGATATCTGGTGCCAAATCGTCGCCCGTTTCCTTATTTCTTCGATAATTGAGTTGACTATCTTTGTGGCATCGATTGTACAAGTTCGCGAAGAGGCTGGACGAGTGGAATGA